One Campylobacter sp. RM16192 genomic region harbors:
- a CDS encoding fumarate hydratase, producing the protein MRVIQASEITKVVSRLCKEACYIVTPDMREAFVKAKENESSPTGRDILGKILQNADLAEKGMAPICQDTGMAVVFVDIGQDVHIEGGFLEDAINEGVANGYVEGYLRKSVVCDPVFDRKNTKNNTPAVINVRIVKGDKIHIKVAPKGFGSENKSALKMLVPADGLEGIKKVFLDTVRLAGPNACPPMVIGVGIGGTMDKAALMAKYAAARSADSKNPDERYAKLEEELLELACKTGVGPQGLGGDYTAVKVNVEWYPTHIAGLPVAININCHAARHAEAEI; encoded by the coding sequence ATGAGAGTGATTCAAGCTAGTGAAATTACTAAAGTTGTCAGCAGACTTTGCAAAGAGGCCTGTTACATCGTAACCCCTGATATGAGAGAGGCTTTTGTAAAAGCTAAAGAAAATGAGAGTTCACCAACGGGCAGAGATATTTTAGGCAAAATTTTGCAAAATGCCGACTTGGCTGAAAAAGGAATGGCACCTATTTGTCAAGATACCGGAATGGCAGTCGTGTTTGTGGATATAGGACAAGATGTACATATAGAGGGAGGTTTTCTTGAAGATGCTATAAATGAAGGTGTCGCCAATGGCTACGTGGAAGGCTATTTAAGAAAATCTGTAGTATGTGATCCTGTTTTTGACCGAAAAAATACTAAGAATAATACGCCAGCAGTTATAAATGTAAGAATAGTTAAAGGTGATAAAATTCATATTAAAGTAGCTCCAAAAGGGTTTGGTAGTGAGAATAAATCGGCTCTTAAAATGCTAGTTCCTGCCGATGGATTAGAAGGCATTAAAAAAGTATTTTTAGACACAGTAAGGCTGGCTGGTCCAAATGCCTGTCCCCCTATGGTAATAGGTGTAGGTATAGGTGGCACTATGGATAAGGCTGCGCTTATGGCAAAATATGCTGCTGCACGCTCTGCAGATAGCAAAAATCCCGATGAAAGATATGCTAAGCTTGAAGAAGAGTTGCTTGAGCTAGCCTGTAAAACAGGTGTTGGTCCGCAAGGACTCGGCGGAGATTATACTGCTGTCAAAGTAAATGTAGAGTGGTATCCTACTCATATAGCTGGACTTCCGGTTGCTATAAATATAAACTGTCATGCAGCACGCCATGCTGAAGCTGAAATTTAA
- a CDS encoding Fe-S-containing hydro-lyase: protein MSEIKKITAPFDKSVVKSLKAGDSVLISGTIIAARDAAHKALTETLARGEKLPVNLAGETIYYLGPSPAKPGQVIGAAGPTTSGRMDKYTPTMINEVGINGMIGKGYRSQEVVDAMKKSGCVYMVAIGGAGALISQSIKKYEVLAYEDLGPEAIARITIEDFPAIVAIDSDGNNFYEVGQAPYKKV, encoded by the coding sequence ATGTCAGAAATCAAAAAAATAACAGCACCGTTTGATAAAAGCGTAGTAAAAAGTCTAAAAGCTGGCGATAGCGTATTAATATCAGGAACAATAATAGCAGCCAGAGATGCTGCGCATAAAGCTTTAACAGAGACTTTAGCCAGAGGCGAAAAGCTACCTGTAAATTTGGCCGGTGAAACAATCTATTATCTTGGGCCAAGTCCTGCAAAACCTGGTCAAGTTATAGGTGCGGCAGGTCCTACAACAAGTGGACGTATGGATAAATATACTCCAACTATGATTAATGAAGTTGGTATAAACGGTATGATAGGCAAGGGCTACCGCTCTCAGGAAGTAGTAGATGCGATGAAAAAATCAGGATGCGTATATATGGTGGCTATCGGAGGGGCCGGGGCATTAATAAGTCAGAGTATCAAAAAATATGAAGTTTTGGCTTATGAAGATCTTGGTCCAGAAGCTATAGCAAGAATAACCATTGAGGATTTTCCTGCTATAGTAGCGATAGATAGCGATGGAAACAATTTTTATGAAGTAGGTCAAGCGCCATATAAAAAGGTTTAA
- a CDS encoding cysteine permease, giving the protein MMNIVLAPNEFLDGYVLGCEFAKLANISSNAYLFWKGVVSAKFEHSRTVFLNYKTIPHKFEHIIKDCSELDGLVLTSSFCSFTGLSPSHLVKKNGSNLYKLFDIREICGIKFINLKKFYDDLGLDYSYRIYIEKCKFFSPEPLEKRIKLTDTLCLGYY; this is encoded by the coding sequence ATAATGAACATAGTATTGGCGCCTAACGAATTTTTAGATGGTTATGTGCTTGGGTGCGAATTTGCAAAGCTTGCAAATATCTCTTCAAACGCATATCTCTTCTGGAAGGGCGTAGTTTCGGCTAAATTTGAACACTCACGTACAGTTTTTTTAAATTACAAAACAATTCCACATAAATTTGAGCATATTATCAAAGATTGCAGTGAGCTTGACGGATTAGTTTTAACAAGCTCTTTTTGTTCATTCACTGGACTTTCGCCATCTCATCTTGTGAAAAAAAATGGCTCAAATTTATATAAACTTTTTGATATAAGAGAAATTTGCGGAATCAAATTTATAAATTTAAAGAAATTTTATGATGACTTAGGACTTGATTACAGCTATAGAATTTATATAGAAAAGTGTAAATTTTTCTCTCCAGAGCCATTAGAAAAGCGCATCAAACTAACCGATACGCTTTGCCTTGGATATTATTAA
- a CDS encoding DUF2798 domain-containing protein, with translation MSFLMSGVLLYINLGLVDRFLILWVEGWLKAFVVAYPSVIFIMPFATKLTKKICKNE, from the coding sequence ATGTCATTTTTGATGTCTGGAGTCTTACTATATATAAATTTAGGTCTTGTAGATAGATTCTTAATATTGTGGGTAGAGGGCTGGCTTAAAGCATTTGTAGTCGCCTATCCTAGCGTTATATTCATAATGCCTTTTGCAACAAAGCTAACAAAGAAAATTTGTAAAAACGAGTAG
- a CDS encoding RidA family protein: protein MKKIISTKNAPQAIGPYSQAVMSNGFLFVSGQLGVKPNGEFAGGSVEDQTRQSMENIKNILAVTGLTFENIVKTTIFLSDINDFAKVNEIYASCFKGEFPARSTIAVKTLPKDGLVEIEVIAAQ, encoded by the coding sequence ATGAAAAAAATTATATCTACTAAAAATGCTCCCCAAGCGATAGGGCCATACTCTCAAGCGGTTATGTCAAATGGATTTTTATTTGTATCTGGGCAGCTTGGTGTAAAACCTAATGGAGAATTTGCAGGAGGCAGTGTTGAAGATCAAACAAGACAATCTATGGAAAATATCAAAAATATTTTGGCTGTAACTGGCTTAACATTTGAAAATATCGTAAAAACAACTATATTTTTATCAGATATAAATGATTTTGCAAAGGTAAATGAAATTTATGCCAGTTGTTTTAAAGGCGAATTCCCAGCGCGTAGTACTATAGCTGTAAAGACTTTGCCGAAAGATGGCTTGGTAGAAATTGAAGTTATAGCTGCTCAATAA
- a CDS encoding nicotinate phosphoribosyltransferase has translation MSNEIELKKQGVIKRLTNKTFKFDPRIAEGFYTARYFLKINLVIRENLANQHVTMQFFQRADNITLCGIDEAIAIVHTFAKEPEKLEIQALNDGDIINANEPVLKISGMYENFGFLENIIDATLARRSSVATNVARALKAANGKIVFSMADRQDDISTQIGDGYATYVAGIDRVSTDAQGFWWGGKGMGTMPHALVQMCKGDIVKACEIYAKTFPCELVTALVDYNNDVITDALLAANALKSRLGAVRVDTSQSLIDRYFEDKDTSGFDPHGVCKELIFALRKALDENGFNHVKIVVSSGFTPEKIAEFEAHDTPVDIYGVGSFTVRNDTCGFTGDLVELNGKAEAKVGRRNFISERLQKVEFER, from the coding sequence ATGAGTAACGAGATAGAACTAAAAAAACAAGGCGTCATCAAGCGCCTTACAAACAAAACTTTCAAATTTGACCCAAGGATAGCCGAGGGCTTTTATACCGCAAGATATTTTTTGAAGATAAATCTGGTTATAAGGGAGAATTTGGCTAATCAACACGTGACTATGCAGTTTTTTCAAAGGGCTGATAACATCACTCTGTGCGGGATCGATGAGGCCATAGCGATAGTGCATACCTTTGCCAAAGAGCCTGAGAAGCTTGAAATTCAGGCGTTAAACGACGGCGATATCATAAACGCAAACGAGCCTGTTTTAAAGATAAGCGGGATGTATGAGAATTTTGGCTTTTTAGAAAACATCATCGACGCCACATTAGCTCGCAGAAGCTCGGTGGCTACGAATGTCGCAAGAGCCTTAAAGGCGGCAAACGGCAAGATAGTCTTTTCTATGGCGGATAGACAAGATGACATCTCAACGCAGATAGGCGACGGATACGCCACTTATGTTGCGGGCATAGATCGTGTCTCAACCGATGCTCAGGGCTTTTGGTGGGGTGGCAAGGGTATGGGGACTATGCCGCACGCGCTTGTTCAGATGTGCAAGGGAGATATAGTAAAGGCGTGTGAAATTTACGCTAAAACCTTTCCCTGCGAGCTTGTAACCGCACTTGTTGATTACAATAACGACGTGATCACCGACGCACTTTTAGCCGCAAATGCGCTAAAATCAAGGCTTGGTGCCGTTAGGGTCGATACATCTCAAAGCCTCATAGATAGGTATTTTGAGGACAAAGACACAAGTGGATTTGATCCGCATGGGGTTTGCAAAGAGCTTATCTTTGCACTTCGCAAAGCGCTTGATGAAAATGGCTTTAATCATGTTAAGATAGTCGTTAGCTCGGGCTTTACTCCTGAAAAAATTGCCGAATTTGAAGCGCATGATACGCCTGTTGATATCTATGGCGTGGGAAGCTTTACCGTTAGAAATGATACTTGCGGATTTACGGGCGATCTTGTCGAGCTAAACGGCAAAGCAGAAGCAAAAGTTGGGCGCCGAAATTTCATCTCCGAGCGCTTGCAAAAAGTAGAATTTGAAAGATAA
- a CDS encoding tetratricopeptide repeat protein yields the protein MKKLALTLFLVFSCLSVAQAGPNHNNGLAAKSKGQWKDAEHYFKLGCYKEKVDSSCKELGQLYEFGKGSDVKKDSGLAKQAYEKCCEISFGKRSDCCNKVKDKTAVSPEKGCENGDASACIDYAYEKQDVKYYQKACDLGSNLGCLWTGYSYTEGKNGAQHDPKKGFEIFSKLCNGGYDDGCKFVAMGYRDGKGVEKNIDKAIEILSQICGGDRFDGCAKLGEIYQDDKYGKKDEIKAFEYYLLAFTKKDHEASGKYVKDKDNAAKACEAKIAIGCEYAGSAYYQEKQFAKAVEYFDKGCEHGLVESCLFAGYTYQMPPAESGVAKDLEKAKIYFKKGCDIGSAQCCSALESIK from the coding sequence ATGAAAAAGTTAGCTTTAACCCTGTTTTTAGTATTTAGTTGCTTGTCGGTAGCACAAGCCGGACCAAATCACAACAACGGGCTAGCGGCAAAATCCAAAGGTCAGTGGAAAGACGCGGAGCACTACTTCAAGCTAGGTTGCTATAAAGAAAAGGTTGATTCTTCCTGTAAAGAGCTTGGGCAGCTTTATGAGTTCGGAAAGGGCTCTGATGTCAAAAAAGACTCGGGGCTTGCAAAACAGGCTTATGAAAAATGCTGCGAGATATCATTTGGTAAAAGATCCGATTGCTGCAATAAAGTAAAAGACAAAACAGCCGTAAGCCCTGAAAAAGGTTGTGAAAACGGCGATGCATCCGCTTGTATAGACTACGCCTATGAAAAACAAGACGTCAAATACTACCAAAAAGCTTGCGATTTAGGCTCAAATTTAGGATGTTTATGGACTGGATATTCATACACTGAAGGCAAAAACGGCGCGCAGCACGATCCTAAAAAGGGCTTTGAGATATTTTCAAAGCTTTGCAACGGCGGCTACGATGACGGTTGCAAATTTGTAGCGATGGGTTATAGAGACGGCAAAGGTGTCGAGAAAAACATAGACAAAGCGATTGAAATTCTAAGCCAAATTTGCGGGGGCGATAGATTTGACGGATGCGCAAAGCTGGGCGAAATTTACCAAGACGACAAATACGGCAAAAAAGACGAGATAAAGGCGTTTGAGTATTATTTGCTAGCCTTTACAAAAAAAGATCATGAAGCTTCAGGAAAATACGTAAAAGATAAAGATAACGCAGCAAAAGCTTGCGAAGCCAAGATCGCCATTGGATGTGAATACGCGGGCTCTGCATATTATCAAGAAAAGCAATTTGCCAAAGCGGTGGAGTATTTTGACAAGGGCTGCGAACACGGCTTAGTCGAATCATGCCTATTTGCAGGCTACACATACCAGATGCCGCCTGCTGAAAGCGGGGTCGCAAAGGATCTCGAAAAGGCTAAAATTTACTTCAAAAAAGGCTGCGATATAGGCTCGGCTCAGTGTTGCAGCGCGCTAGAATCTATAAAATAA
- a CDS encoding UDP-N-acetylmuramate dehydrogenase, whose translation MTRLIDFSKFTSVKIGGMHEVLLIDNPQDDTQGRVIIGGGNNLLVSPNPVPMAILSDKFDYIKLEGEILEIGAATKSGKIYNFAKKHDLAGFEFLQNIPGTLGGMIKMNAGLCGISMSGNLLEVRLKRGWIKKEEIKFAYRYCELNEIVFAAKFKATKGFNAALASEFALKRSNQPKGASFGSCFVNPAGDYAGRLIEAVGLKGHVIGGAKFSEKHANFLINFDNASFEDAINLINLAKKLVLEKFGVELKTEVVII comes from the coding sequence ATGACTAGGCTTATTGACTTTTCTAAATTTACTTCCGTTAAAATCGGCGGCATGCACGAGGTTTTGCTCATAGATAATCCGCAAGACGATACGCAAGGTCGCGTGATAATAGGTGGCGGAAATAACCTTTTAGTTTCGCCAAACCCTGTACCGATGGCGATTTTAAGCGATAAATTTGACTATATAAAGCTTGAAGGCGAAATTTTAGAGATAGGTGCTGCTACAAAGAGCGGTAAAATTTATAATTTTGCTAAAAAACACGATCTGGCGGGCTTTGAGTTTTTACAAAATATCCCCGGCACACTTGGAGGCATGATCAAGATGAACGCGGGGCTTTGTGGAATTTCCATGAGTGGCAATCTGCTTGAGGTGCGTTTAAAACGAGGCTGGATAAAAAAAGAAGAGATAAAATTTGCTTATAGATATTGCGAGCTAAACGAAATTGTTTTTGCAGCCAAATTTAAAGCAACAAAAGGCTTTAACGCTGCACTTGCAAGCGAATTTGCGCTTAAACGCTCAAACCAGCCAAAGGGAGCCAGCTTTGGAAGCTGCTTTGTAAATCCAGCGGGAGATTACGCAGGTAGACTTATCGAAGCAGTAGGGCTAAAAGGACACGTTATCGGCGGAGCGAAATTTAGCGAAAAGCACGCAAATTTCTTGATAAATTTTGATAATGCAAGCTTTGAAGACGCGATCAATCTCATAAATTTAGCCAAGAAGCTGGTGCTAGAAAAATTCGGCGTAGAGCTAAAAACGGAAGTTGTTATAATTTAG
- the fliQ gene encoding flagellar biosynthesis protein FliQ produces MQSTLIELGIETFKTALYLSFPMLLAGLSAGLIISIFQATTQINEMTLSFVPKIILVVVVIIFLMPWMVSMMVDFTIRMIEFIPHFVQ; encoded by the coding sequence ATGCAATCAACCCTCATCGAACTAGGCATAGAGACCTTTAAAACCGCGCTTTATCTTAGCTTCCCTATGCTTTTAGCAGGTCTTAGTGCCGGTCTTATCATCAGTATCTTTCAAGCGACCACGCAGATAAACGAGATGACGCTAAGTTTCGTGCCAAAGATCATCCTCGTAGTCGTCGTTATCATATTTCTCATGCCTTGGATGGTAAGCATGATGGTTGATTTTACTATCCGAATGATCGAATTTATCCCGCATTTCGTGCAATGA
- a CDS encoding menaquinone biosynthesis family protein: MYMAIKFGWVDSTNLRFSNLALDIQTLNEEALKGTYDATAISFGLYPLIRDSYALIRCAVSFGDGYGPKLIKKKDKILKRNFKVALSGKHTTNALLFRVAYPEARIVYKNFLEIENAVLSGEVDAGVLIHESILTFSDELCVEREIWDIWREFAGDNLPLPLGGMAVRRSLPITDAIECERVLTKAVKIATDHKPFLSHMLMERNLIRVDKEKLKIYLNLYANDSSVSMNKTQLNAVNKLFEIGYKHGFYDELVDARDYLVPTEYNDIRFS, encoded by the coding sequence ATGTATATGGCGATAAAATTTGGCTGGGTTGATTCTACAAATTTGCGTTTTAGCAACCTCGCTTTAGATATCCAGACACTAAACGAAGAGGCGCTAAAAGGCACTTACGACGCTACGGCGATCAGCTTTGGACTCTATCCGCTTATAAGAGATAGCTACGCTCTGATTCGCTGCGCAGTTAGCTTTGGTGATGGATATGGTCCAAAGCTCATTAAGAAAAAAGATAAAATTTTAAAGCGAAATTTCAAGGTAGCACTTTCTGGCAAACACACTACAAACGCGCTTTTGTTTCGCGTGGCGTATCCTGAAGCAAGGATAGTTTATAAAAATTTCTTAGAGATAGAAAATGCCGTGTTAAGTGGTGAGGTTGATGCTGGAGTGCTAATTCACGAAAGCATCTTAACCTTTAGCGACGAGCTTTGCGTAGAGCGTGAAATTTGGGATATCTGGCGTGAGTTTGCGGGTGATAATTTACCGCTTCCGCTTGGCGGCATGGCAGTTCGCAGAAGCTTGCCGATAACTGACGCGATAGAATGCGAGCGAGTGCTTACGAAAGCTGTTAAAATTGCAACCGATCATAAGCCGTTTTTATCCCACATGCTTATGGAGCGAAATTTGATCCGAGTCGATAAAGAAAAGCTTAAAATTTATCTAAATTTATACGCCAACGATAGTTCCGTATCGATGAACAAAACGCAGCTAAACGCCGTAAATAAGCTGTTTGAGATAGGCTATAAGCACGGCTTTTACGATGAGCTCGTAGACGCGCGCGACTATCTGGTGCCAACCGAATACAACGACATAAGGTTTAGCTAA
- the recA gene encoding recombinase RecA encodes MAAEKEDKKKVGSAELDADKKKALELALKQIDKSFGKGTVVRLGDREIEPIDSISTGSLGLDLALGIGGVPKGRIVEIYGPESSGKTTLTLHIIAEAQKAGGVCAFVDAEHALDVKYAANLGVDTDNLYISQPDYGEQALDIVETLARSGAIDLIIVDSVAALTPKNEIEGDMGDQHVGLQARLMSQALRKLTGILHKMNTTVIFINQIRMKIGAMGYGTPETTTGGNALKFYASVRIDVRKIATLKQNEEPIGNRTKVKVAKNKVAPPFKVAEFDIMFGEGISKEGEIIDYGVKLDIVDKSGAWFSYNANKLGQGRENAKAYLKEHPEVAEEIVAAIKGSMGIDHLISSNGRDDDTTEAGEE; translated from the coding sequence ATGGCGGCAGAAAAAGAGGATAAGAAAAAAGTAGGATCGGCTGAACTTGATGCTGATAAGAAAAAAGCGCTAGAGCTAGCCTTAAAACAGATTGATAAGTCATTTGGTAAAGGCACGGTTGTCAGACTTGGAGATAGAGAGATAGAGCCGATAGATAGTATATCTACAGGTTCACTAGGACTTGATCTGGCACTTGGAATAGGTGGAGTGCCAAAAGGAAGAATCGTAGAAATTTACGGACCGGAGAGTTCAGGAAAGACTACATTGACCCTTCATATAATAGCTGAAGCTCAAAAGGCCGGTGGAGTATGTGCTTTCGTCGATGCTGAACATGCTCTTGATGTAAAATATGCCGCAAATTTAGGCGTAGATACGGATAATCTTTATATCTCTCAGCCAGATTATGGCGAACAAGCGCTTGATATAGTAGAGACTTTGGCTAGAAGTGGGGCTATTGATCTAATAATCGTTGACAGTGTTGCCGCACTCACTCCTAAAAACGAGATAGAAGGCGATATGGGTGATCAGCACGTAGGTCTTCAGGCTCGCTTGATGTCTCAAGCTCTTAGAAAGCTCACCGGAATTTTACACAAGATGAATACAACTGTAATATTCATCAATCAAATTCGTATGAAAATAGGCGCTATGGGATATGGCACGCCAGAGACTACGACAGGTGGAAACGCATTGAAATTTTATGCCTCCGTGAGAATAGATGTCCGTAAAATCGCTACTTTAAAACAAAACGAAGAACCTATAGGAAATCGCACAAAAGTAAAAGTAGCAAAAAATAAAGTAGCGCCTCCTTTTAAAGTAGCTGAATTTGACATAATGTTTGGTGAAGGAATCAGTAAAGAGGGCGAGATAATAGACTATGGAGTAAAGCTTGATATAGTCGATAAGAGCGGTGCTTGGTTTAGTTATAATGCCAATAAGCTTGGACAAGGAAGAGAGAACGCAAAGGCTTATTTAAAAGAGCATCCAGAGGTTGCCGAAGAGATAGTGGCTGCCATAAAGGGCTCCATGGGAATTGATCACTTGATAAGCTCAAATGGAAGAGATGATGATACAACTGAAGCAGGAGAAGAATAA
- the eno gene encoding phosphopyruvate hydratase, translating to MIFIDDVTAIEVLDSRGNPTVRATVTLSDGTVASAIVPSGASTGKREALELRDKDSRYCGKGVLKAVANVNEVIADAIIGLNAYDQKMVDDELLRLDGSDNYSNLGANAVLGVSMAVARAAAKSLNVPLYRYLGGANASVLPVPMFNIINGGAHANNSVDFQEFMIMPFGFETFSDALRAAAEIYQVLKGILNDLGHSTAVGDEGGFAPNLKDNEEPIKIIMEAIKKAGYNAGEQIKIALDVASSELYKDGKYELEGKKLSSEELIEYYAKLCEKYPICSIEDGLSEDDWDGWAKLTARLGGKVQLVGDDLFVTNEKILREGIKKGVANAILIKPNQIGTVSQTMQTIRLAQRRGYRCVMSHRSGESEDSFIADFAVGLNTGQIKTGATSRSERNAKYNRLLEIELESDEFLGNEI from the coding sequence ATGATATTTATAGATGATGTTACGGCTATTGAGGTTCTTGATAGCAGAGGAAATCCTACCGTACGCGCTACCGTGACTCTAAGCGACGGCACCGTGGCTAGTGCGATAGTTCCAAGCGGAGCTAGTACGGGTAAGCGTGAAGCTCTTGAACTTAGAGATAAAGATAGTAGATATTGTGGCAAAGGTGTTCTAAAGGCGGTTGCAAATGTAAATGAAGTTATAGCCGATGCTATTATAGGACTGAATGCATATGATCAAAAGATGGTAGATGATGAGCTTCTTAGACTTGATGGTAGCGATAATTATTCAAATTTAGGCGCTAATGCGGTGCTTGGAGTCTCTATGGCTGTGGCACGTGCCGCGGCAAAAAGTCTAAATGTGCCTCTTTACAGATATCTTGGCGGAGCAAACGCAAGTGTATTGCCTGTGCCGATGTTTAATATTATAAACGGCGGAGCTCACGCAAACAACAGTGTGGATTTTCAAGAATTTATGATAATGCCTTTTGGCTTTGAGACTTTCAGCGATGCACTTAGAGCCGCAGCTGAAATTTATCAAGTATTAAAAGGAATTTTAAACGACTTAGGACATAGTACCGCAGTTGGTGATGAAGGCGGGTTTGCTCCAAATTTAAAGGACAATGAAGAGCCAATTAAAATTATAATGGAAGCTATAAAAAAGGCTGGATACAATGCTGGCGAACAGATAAAAATCGCTCTTGATGTCGCTTCAAGCGAGCTTTATAAAGATGGCAAATATGAACTTGAAGGTAAAAAACTAAGCTCTGAAGAGCTCATTGAATACTATGCTAAGCTTTGTGAAAAATACCCTATCTGCTCAATTGAGGATGGCTTAAGTGAAGATGATTGGGATGGTTGGGCTAAACTAACAGCAAGATTGGGCGGTAAAGTTCAACTTGTTGGCGATGATTTATTTGTAACAAATGAGAAAATTTTAAGAGAAGGTATTAAAAAAGGCGTTGCAAACGCAATTTTAATTAAGCCAAATCAAATTGGTACAGTTAGTCAAACTATGCAGACTATTCGCTTAGCACAGCGAAGAGGGTATCGTTGCGTGATGAGTCATAGAAGTGGCGAGAGCGAAGATAGCTTCATAGCTGATTTTGCAGTGGGTTTAAATACGGGTCAAATTAAAACAGGTGCAACTTCAAGAAGCGAAAGAAATGCGAAATACAATCGCTTGCTTGAGATTGAGCTTGAGAGTGATGAATTTTTGGGAAATGAAATTTGA
- a CDS encoding septum formation initiator translates to MSEILKEYDDKNIKRTYSFKSFLRLFTITILVVLFGVYIGNMMFGKRSLDVMLNLQDQREQLKKDVEILKKYNAELQKTYFELKDLEP, encoded by the coding sequence TTGAGTGAAATTTTAAAAGAGTATGATGATAAAAATATCAAGAGAACATACTCTTTTAAATCTTTTTTAAGGCTATTTACAATAACCATTTTAGTTGTGTTATTTGGTGTATATATTGGTAATATGATGTTCGGTAAACGCTCTTTGGATGTGATGCTGAATTTGCAAGACCAACGAGAACAGCTTAAAAAAGATGTTGAAATTTTAAAAAAATATAATGCAGAGCTTCAAAAGACATATTTTGAACTAAAAGATCTAGAACCTTAA
- a CDS encoding AMIN domain-containing protein, with protein MRQIWFLILFLGFCFGRENPFISAGKLNTNVVTTNVVETLAPFDKQHIKFPSDTKEFISLTLKYKNLDGSIKEKIIYVNRSIDWQDEFVLMKVAVPSVVTKTDVSVTKDEPKITIKTIKKDENTTIKEVKEEIKQEVKIDENFTKQEPLKDVVIIPVENIEKDPIKTINFRKMTLEVDLMQIKFLTSDKKIRDFKIYRDNKIVIDFDNSLNFYTKTFKIDCGSFKSITLGAHDKFYRATINLDKNYKYTIENIANGYILKVNK; from the coding sequence ATGAGACAAATTTGGTTTTTGATACTATTTTTAGGTTTTTGTTTTGGCAGAGAAAATCCTTTTATTTCGGCAGGAAAACTAAATACAAATGTCGTTACTACTAATGTAGTAGAAACTTTAGCTCCTTTTGATAAGCAACATATCAAATTCCCAAGCGATACCAAAGAGTTTATATCGCTTACTTTAAAATATAAAAATTTAGATGGCAGTATAAAAGAAAAAATTATATATGTAAATAGAAGTATAGATTGGCAAGACGAGTTTGTTTTGATGAAGGTCGCCGTTCCGTCGGTGGTTACAAAAACTGATGTCTCAGTTACAAAAGATGAGCCAAAAATCACTATCAAAACAATAAAAAAAGATGAAAATACAACTATAAAAGAGGTAAAAGAAGAGATTAAACAAGAGGTTAAAATAGATGAAAATTTTACCAAGCAAGAGCCTTTAAAAGATGTTGTAATAATACCGGTTGAAAATATTGAGAAAGATCCGATTAAGACTATAAATTTTAGAAAAATGACTCTTGAAGTTGATTTAATGCAAATTAAATTTTTAACTTCTGATAAAAAAATTAGAGATTTTAAGATATATAGAGACAATAAAATAGTAATAGATTTTGATAATTCTTTAAATTTTTATACAAAGACTTTTAAGATTGATTGCGGATCTTTTAAAAGTATAACCTTGGGCGCTCATGATAAATTTTATAGAGCTACTATTAACCTTGATAAAAACTACAAATATACTATAGAAAATATCGCAAACGGATACATTTTAAAAGTAAACAAATAG